The Rhodococcus rhodochrous DNA window TACCTGATCGCTCGTGGCCGCGGCATGGCGCTGCGGGCACAACAGGCCCAGGCCGAGGCGAAGCAGGCCACCGACGATTACATCCGAACCGTGGCGGTCGGGAAATCCCCGGCTCAGCAGATCGCCGACGCCAAGGCCCTGCTCGACTCCGGGGCGATCACGTCCGCGGAGTTCGAACACCTCAAGGCACAGGCACTCGGCACCGTCGCGCCCGGACGTGACGGCGTGCCCATCGCGTGAACGATCTTGCGGGGAGGGCATCCGAGGCCGGTGCCCTCCCGGGGTCGGCTCCTGCGTTCGACGCATCGCATCGCGTCGAGTAGCCGGCGATTGAAAGTGCAAGGGTGGCGGCGTAACCCGGTGGCACCCTTGTTCCTCCGAATCGGGTCGCGGCCGGTCCTCGCGAGGACCGGCGCACGACCGATGTCTCCTTCGTACACGAGAGGATCGTCATGTCTCATGACGTACGTCCCGACAGGGACGGGATGAGTGTGAAACAGGGCATCGCCGCAGGCACCTCGATCGGGGCCGCGATCATCCTGGCAACGGTCGGCGTCGTCCAGCTCTTCCAGGGCATCGCGGCGGTGGCCGAGGACGAAGTCTTCGTGCGGGGCGTGGAATACACGTTCAAGTTCGACTTCACCACGTGGGGATGGATCCACATCGTCCTCGGTGTCGTGATGCTGGTCGCCGGTCTCGCGTTGATGAGCGGCGCCACCTGGGCCCGTGTCACGGCGATCGTCCTCGCTGCGTTGTCGATCATCGCGAACTTCCTGTGGTTGCCGTACTACCCGTGGTGGTCGATCCTGATCATCGCGCTGGATGCGGTCGTGATCTGGGCGATCTCGACCTGGCAGCCGCGCGCCGACTACTACTGACGCGACCGTGCAGGACGACGGCCGCAGCGTCCGGGGCGATCCGGTCGCGAACGTCGCGACCGATGACCCCCGGTCGCGGACACGACGGAAGGCGCTGCACCTCACACTTCCCGGGTGTTGGGGTGCAGTGCTTTTCGCGTGCCTGTCGTTCACTCCGTCGCTGCTCCCACGCGGCGGGCTCCTGCAGGGGATGATCTGCGGGATCACTGCCGCGATCGGATACGGTCTCGGTGTGCTCGTCGCGTTCGTGTGGCGTGCGTTCGCCGACCGTCCTCCTCGACCTCCGAAGGCGACGTCGTGGTGGATCTTCGGTGTCAGCGCGGTGGTCCTCCTCGCGATCTTCTTCGGGCTCGGTCAGTACTGGCAGCACGAGATCCGCACTCTGATGGGGGTTTCCGAGTACAACCTGGCACTCACGGTTCTCTCTCCGGTCGTCGCGATCGTGATGTTCGCCGTGCTGCTGGCGATCGGACGTGGAATTCGTGCCCTGTATCGCTGGGCGGCAAGGACTCTCGACCGGTGGATCGGGCAGCGGGCCGCGAACGTCGTGGGGTGGGTCCTCGTCGCGGGACTCGTGTACGCGCTCGTCTCCGGAGTGCTCCTCGCCGGCTTCATCGACGCGGCCAACGCGGCGTTCTCGGCGAGGGACACGAGAACCGAGGAAGGTGTGCAGCAGCCGACGACCGTTCTCCGCTCGGGTGGGCCGGATTCGGTCGTTCCGTGGGATTCCCTCGGGTGGCAGGGGCGAATCTTCGTCGGACAGGGGCCGACCACCGAACAACTCGGGGAATTCACCGAAGGTCCTGTCCTCGAACCGATCCGGATCTACGCCGGGCTGGCGTCGTCCGAGGACACCGAGGGTCGCGCGGCACTGGCGGTCGAGGACCTGACGCGGGCGGGTGGGTTCGAGCGCAGCAACCTGGTCGTCGTGACGACGACGGGGAGTGGCTGGGTGGACCCGGCCCTGGTGGACTCGGTCGAGTACCTCACCGGCGGCGACGTCGCGACGGTCGCGATCCAGTACTCCTATCTGCCCTCGTGGATCTCCTATCTCGTCGATCAGTCGAAGGCGCGGGAAGCCGGACGCGACCTGTTCGACGCGGTCTACGACGTCTGGTCGAAGCTTCCCCAGGACGCCCGCCCCCGACTGCTCGTGGCTGGGGAGAGCCTCGGTTCGTTCGGCGGGGAGACCGCCTTCAGCGGCGAGTACGACCTGCGCAATCGCACGTCGGGCACGGTGTTTGCCGGACCTCCGAACTTCAACGTCCTCTTCCGGGAGTTCAGCGATCGCCGGGAGGCCGGCAGCCCCGAGATCGAACCGGTCTTCCGGGACGGCCGCACGGTGCGGTTCACCAACGACCCGCAGGCGGAGATCCCGCCGGCGGACGGGCCGTGGGAGGGGAGCCGGGTGCTGTATCTGATGCATCCGTCGGACCCGATCGTCTGGTGGAGTCCACGCCTGATCACGAGCGAACCGGACTGGATCGGCGAAGCCCCCGGCCGCGACGTGCT harbors:
- a CDS encoding SHOCT domain-containing protein, which translates into the protein MDSFWDYVWYTVVVFAFVAYLIVLFQIIVDLFRDHSVSGWVKAVWVIGLVILPYLTALVYLIARGRGMALRAQQAQAEAKQATDDYIRTVAVGKSPAQQIADAKALLDSGAITSAEFEHLKAQALGTVAPGRDGVPIA
- a CDS encoding DUF7144 family membrane protein, yielding MSHDVRPDRDGMSVKQGIAAGTSIGAAIILATVGVVQLFQGIAAVAEDEVFVRGVEYTFKFDFTTWGWIHIVLGVVMLVAGLALMSGATWARVTAIVLAALSIIANFLWLPYYPWWSILIIALDAVVIWAISTWQPRADYY
- a CDS encoding alpha/beta hydrolase — translated: MQDDGRSVRGDPVANVATDDPRSRTRRKALHLTLPGCWGAVLFACLSFTPSLLPRGGLLQGMICGITAAIGYGLGVLVAFVWRAFADRPPRPPKATSWWIFGVSAVVLLAIFFGLGQYWQHEIRTLMGVSEYNLALTVLSPVVAIVMFAVLLAIGRGIRALYRWAARTLDRWIGQRAANVVGWVLVAGLVYALVSGVLLAGFIDAANAAFSARDTRTEEGVQQPTTVLRSGGPDSVVPWDSLGWQGRIFVGQGPTTEQLGEFTEGPVLEPIRIYAGLASSEDTEGRAALAVEDLTRAGGFERSNLVVVTTTGSGWVDPALVDSVEYLTGGDVATVAIQYSYLPSWISYLVDQSKAREAGRDLFDAVYDVWSKLPQDARPRLLVAGESLGSFGGETAFSGEYDLRNRTSGTVFAGPPNFNVLFREFSDRREAGSPEIEPVFRDGRTVRFTNDPQAEIPPADGPWEGSRVLYLMHPSDPIVWWSPRLITSEPDWIGEAPGRDVLEDMVWIPFVTFWQVTADLPFSTGVPAGHGHKYSTEYVDAWAVVLQSPEITPDDIDELKAIVGEEE